The Setaria italica strain Yugu1 chromosome IX, Setaria_italica_v2.0, whole genome shotgun sequence genome has a window encoding:
- the LOC101773379 gene encoding putative glycine-rich cell wall structural protein 1, translating to MAISKPVALGLLALLSIGLSSAASARVARYSTAEGKGEGQGEGVAYGSGSGSGSGDGFGSSDTSNTGGRDGISKAHARAGGGGSGDGGSNLGGAAHGSGSGSGTSSSSSRGSGREWLAGGYANAGGAGGGGGAAQADGSSDSMGHGYGSGSGAGSGTRYDDRGYYGGHSDAVGGGDGNGGGNGLLGGHGNGEGNGQGYGNSGYGSSSP from the coding sequence ATGGCCATTAGCAAACCTGTAGCTCTTGGGCTTCTTGCCCTCTTAAGCATTGGACTATCCAGTGCTGCAAGTGCAAGGGTAGCAAGATACTCCACtgctgaagggaaaggggagggACAGGGAGAGGGTGTGGCATATGGGAGTGGTTCTGGCTCAGGATCTGGGGATGGCTTTGGGTCCAGTGATACTAGTAACACCGGGGGCAGGGATGGGATAAGTAAGGCCCATGCTAGAGCTGGAGGTGGGGGCAGTGGTGATGGAGGTAGTAACCTCGGCGGAGCTGCACATGGTTCTGGATCAGGCTCCGGCACTAGCTCTAGTTCTAGTAGGGGTTCCGGAAGAGAGTGGCTTGCTGGTGGATATGCCAATGCTGGTGGTGCGGGGGGTGGGGGTGGTGCTGCACAAGCTGATGGAAGTTCCGATTCCATGGGTCATGGGTATGGATCTGGATCAGGTGCTGGCTCTGGCACCCGATATGATGATCGTGGTTATTATGGGGGGCACTCGGATGCggttggtggtggtgatggcaatgGCGGAGGCAATGGGCTACTTGGTGGACATGGCAATGGTGAAGGTAACGGACAAGGGTATGGGAATAGTGGCTATGGATCATCATCCCCCTAA
- the LOC101760813 gene encoding glycine-rich cell wall structural protein 2-like has product MAGMKLAALGFIVLISIGLGEAARVARYSSSEGSGTGRGEGSGSMDGAGSGSGSGTGSGVSGDYGGSAHGSGGGGGKGGGGGLYGGSGHGAGSGSGSGTSLAGSDPFGGSSSAGGSGGGRGSGKGGGYFGSSGYGVGSGSGGGFGESNPFYSGVNTNANAFGTGGAKSYGQNGGSGRGAGSGSGYGDAKP; this is encoded by the coding sequence ATGGCTGGCATGAAGCTTGCAGCTCTAGGCTTCATTGTCCTCATAAGTATTGGCTTAGGCGAGGCTGCGAGGGTAGCTAGGTACTCTAGCTCAGAAGGGTCTGGGACAGGAAGGGGAGAGGGCAGTGGATCTATGGATGGTGCTGGTTCCGGGTCTGGTAGTGGTACTGGATCTGGTGTGAGTGGTGACTATGGGGGTTCTGCCCATGGaagtggtggaggtggaggtaaaggtggcggcggtggactgTATGGTGGTTCTGGACATGGTGCTGGTTCTGGCTCGGGCTCCGGCACCAGCTTGGCTGGTTCAGACCCATTTGGTGGATCGTCAAGTGCAGGAGGTAGCGGTGGCGGCCGGGGTAGTGGAAAAGGTGGAGGCTACTTTGGTTCTAGTGGTTACGGAGTTGGTAGTGGTAGCGGTGGCGGATTTGGTGAATCTAATCCGTTTTACAGTGGCGTAAATACGAATGCAAATGCTTTTGGTACCGGTGGAGCCAAAAGCTATGGTCAAAATGGAGGTAGCGGTCGTGGCGCGGGTAGTGGTTCTGGGTACGGCGATGCAAAACCTTAA
- the LOC101761216 gene encoding 1,2-dihydroxy-3-keto-5-methylthiopentene dioxygenase 4 yields the protein MAPRAWIVGEKGEDLQGPKEFLPLSKLEDVGVLYWQLDPKKSESEEELAKIRKERGYSYMDLIEICPDKLENYEEKVKNFFTEHMHADEEIRYCLEGSGYFDVRDKDDKWIRIWIKEGDMIILPAGIYHRFTLDSANYVKLMRLFIGEPVWTALNRPQEGHPARQEYVKNVMGNTGFALAAH from the exons ATGGCTCCGCGG GCATGGATTGTGGGGGAGAAGGGCGAGGACCTCCAAGGGCCCAAGGAATTCCTGCCCCTCTCCAAGCTTGAAG ATGTCGGTGTGTTGTATTGGCAATTGGACCCTAAGAAGTCTGAAAGCGAAGAAGAGCTTGCAAAAATTCGCAAAGAAAGAGGATACAGTTACATG GATCTTATTGAGATATGTCCTGACAAACTGGAGAACTATGAGGAGAAGGTGAAGAACTTCTTCACGGAGCACATGCACGCTGACGAAGAGATCCGCTACTGCTTGGAGGGCAGCGGGTACTTTGATGTCCGTGACAAGGACGACAAGTGGATTAGGATTTGGATCAAAGAAGGAGACATGATCATCCTGCCAGCTGGAATCTATCATCGGTTCACGCTCGACAGTGCCAACTATGTGAAG CTGATGAGGCTCTTCATCGGGGAACCAGTCTGGACTGCGCTGAACCGGCCTCAGGAGGGCCACCCCGCGAGGCAAGAGTACGTCAAGAATGTGATGGGGAACACTGGATTTGCTCTTGCAGCACACTGA